One part of the Enterococcus sp. DIV1094 genome encodes these proteins:
- a CDS encoding helix-turn-helix domain-containing protein, with protein sequence MMLEFLDKKSIGRLKLLFYLDANASVPLLQASVMEELKMNRYELESCIKDVQEDLKEFDLTDQFVIETGVKPKTVKYTRKTFANISCLISCYASQSTLTPLIKAVLMEQVENTFDLEDVLYASRATVYKIMSKANELLKLFEIEISSGCQFIGKERDIQSFLYGYYYTLYGVNAYPFTESMKEELSEIIDQLRRITHFLEHELSNSQQVKLLYRLFVLKVRNYFGHQGEPIISTVQEEGLVQKIMAVLSPYFQNLQEAEIYELLYFISSENLSPYCRLIETEVITSLNEKVISSVVAEFHDVVSWGETREVIDELSLIHNKLVFQKRTNFENSTIQQFSFIKENYQLAEALAYRIVQELLDLEWCTETVRANYHELAKEYIFLFLASLPIELLSPKVRIAIDFSFGESYSRYIQEQVDAFGKLNIESFVGESGENADICISDMLKWQSKQHQVIWLSPPTASDWEKLGDLIVNVKIQKCGKNHEKNHENISS encoded by the coding sequence ATGATGTTGGAATTCCTAGATAAAAAATCAATAGGCAGACTGAAATTACTCTTTTATTTAGATGCCAATGCTTCTGTTCCTCTGTTACAAGCGAGTGTGATGGAGGAGCTGAAGATGAATCGATACGAACTCGAGAGCTGTATAAAAGATGTCCAAGAGGATTTGAAGGAGTTTGATTTGACGGATCAGTTCGTCATAGAAACTGGGGTAAAACCGAAGACTGTGAAATATACGCGGAAAACATTTGCAAATATCTCTTGCTTGATCAGCTGTTATGCGAGTCAAAGTACTTTGACTCCCTTGATAAAGGCTGTGCTTATGGAACAAGTCGAAAATACCTTTGATTTAGAAGATGTATTATACGCTTCAAGAGCAACCGTTTATAAAATCATGTCAAAGGCAAATGAGCTGTTAAAACTTTTTGAAATCGAGATTTCTAGCGGTTGTCAGTTCATTGGAAAAGAAAGAGATATTCAATCGTTTTTGTATGGGTATTATTACACGCTGTACGGAGTAAATGCCTATCCTTTTACTGAAAGTATGAAAGAAGAATTAAGTGAAATCATCGATCAACTTCGCCGAATCACTCATTTCCTTGAACACGAGCTTTCAAATTCACAACAGGTAAAGCTGTTGTATCGCTTATTTGTTTTAAAGGTCCGTAACTACTTTGGGCATCAAGGCGAACCGATCATATCTACTGTGCAGGAGGAAGGGTTGGTACAAAAGATAATGGCGGTTTTAAGTCCATACTTTCAAAATTTGCAAGAAGCAGAGATTTACGAGCTTTTGTACTTCATCAGCAGCGAGAATTTATCGCCATATTGTCGACTGATCGAAACAGAAGTGATTACCTCTCTCAATGAAAAAGTGATCAGTAGCGTCGTTGCAGAATTTCACGATGTTGTTTCATGGGGTGAAACACGTGAGGTCATCGATGAGCTTTCACTGATCCATAACAAATTGGTGTTTCAGAAACGCACAAATTTCGAAAATTCAACGATCCAACAGTTTTCGTTTATTAAAGAAAATTACCAGTTGGCGGAAGCACTTGCTTATCGTATCGTGCAAGAATTATTGGATCTAGAATGGTGTACAGAAACAGTTCGGGCAAATTACCATGAGTTGGCAAAAGAATATATTTTTCTCTTTTTGGCAAGTTTACCGATTGAGCTTCTTTCACCAAAAGTAAGGATCGCCATTGATTTTTCTTTTGGCGAAAGTTACAGCCGCTACATTCAAGAACAGGTGGATGCTTTTGGTAAGTTGAATATTGAGTCTTTTGTAGGAGAATCAGGAGAAAACGCGGATATTTGTATTTCAGATATGTTGAAGTGGCAAAGTAAGCAACATCAAGTGATTTGGCTATCTCCTCCAACAGCATCCGATTGGGAAAAGTTAGGCGATCTGATCGTAAATGTAAAAATACAGAAGTGTGGGAAGAATCATGAGAAAAATCACGAAAATATCTCTTCCTAA
- a CDS encoding WxL protein peptidoglycan domain-containing protein — protein MKRAKFYLMMFVMVMMMVVGGNVVQANEFQFSMTPVLPENQAEEVSYFDLLMTPGQKQTIHVLLDNSTDKVVTVEANVASATTNINGVVEYSPSENKQDKTLKFDLANYVKMPNEVALQPNSQTDVAIEVSMPSEKFDGVIAGGLTFKQKSSETDTSSKEAKGVSLKNEFSYVEALLLQQTKTKVAPSLTLNDVAPSQVNARNVINANLQNSEMGYLNQMKVDATVTNIDDPSMTFTSVREMMQMAPNTNFDYPIAISNQGMLDSGNPSQPMKAGTYHLAMDVYGQKDPKGEYIQTEKDAEGKDTDVHYVYKWHFEKDFTISAEKAKELNAKDVTIEKNNTWIYFLIGGIVLALLAFILFFILWKRRKKNEEDEEDKISLP, from the coding sequence GTGAAAAGGGCAAAATTTTATTTAATGATGTTCGTAATGGTCATGATGATGGTGGTGGGCGGTAATGTCGTCCAGGCAAATGAGTTTCAATTTTCAATGACACCAGTCTTACCGGAAAACCAAGCAGAAGAGGTCTCTTATTTTGATTTATTGATGACACCTGGGCAGAAACAGACGATCCACGTATTACTGGATAATTCAACCGATAAAGTTGTGACAGTTGAAGCAAATGTAGCAAGTGCAACGACGAATATCAATGGTGTGGTGGAATACAGTCCAAGTGAAAACAAACAAGATAAAACACTAAAGTTTGATCTAGCGAATTATGTGAAGATGCCGAATGAAGTAGCTTTGCAACCAAACTCTCAAACAGACGTAGCTATCGAGGTATCGATGCCATCTGAAAAATTTGATGGTGTAATTGCAGGTGGATTGACGTTCAAGCAAAAATCTTCTGAAACGGACACTTCTTCCAAAGAGGCGAAAGGTGTGTCTTTAAAGAACGAATTTAGTTATGTAGAAGCACTATTGCTGCAACAAACAAAAACAAAAGTTGCGCCCTCACTAACTTTGAATGATGTTGCTCCTTCTCAAGTCAATGCGCGTAATGTCATCAATGCGAATCTTCAAAATTCAGAAATGGGTTATTTGAATCAAATGAAAGTGGACGCAACAGTAACCAACATCGATGATCCAAGTATGACGTTCACTTCAGTCAGAGAAATGATGCAGATGGCACCAAATACGAATTTCGATTACCCGATCGCTATCAGTAATCAAGGGATGTTGGATAGTGGTAATCCATCCCAACCGATGAAAGCTGGAACGTATCATTTAGCCATGGATGTGTATGGTCAAAAAGATCCTAAGGGAGAATATATCCAAACAGAAAAAGATGCAGAGGGTAAAGATACGGATGTTCATTATGTGTACAAATGGCATTTTGAAAAAGATTTCACTATCTCTGCGGAAAAAGCAAAAGAACTAAATGCGAAAGATGTAACGATCGAAAAGAATAATACTTGGATCTACTTCTTGATTGGGGGCATCGTTTTAGCATTGCTTGCTTTCATCTTATTCTTTATTTTGTGGAAACGACGCAAAAAAAATGAAGAAGACGAAGAAGATAAAATCTCATTGCCGTAA